One Nicotiana tomentosiformis chromosome 4, ASM39032v3, whole genome shotgun sequence genomic window carries:
- the LOC104096624 gene encoding 1-aminocyclopropane-1-carboxylate oxidase 5 yields MAIPVIDFSKLNGEERAKTLAQIATCCEEWGFFQLVNHGISVELLEKVKKVSSECFKKEREENFNKSTAVKLLNEVVENKSNGKVENVDWEDVFLLTDDNEWPSHIPQFRETMEEYRSELKKIAERVMEVMDENLGLAKGYIKKAFNNNGEETSENAFFGTKVSHYPPCPHPEKVNGLRAHTDAGGVILLFQDDQVDGLQILKDGEWIDVQPVENAIVINTGDQIEVLSNGKYKSVWHRVLAKENGNRRSIASFYNPSLKATIAPAPELIVENNNNKEEVELSTYPAFVFGDYMNVYTEQKFLPKEPRFRAVRAM; encoded by the exons ATGGCTATTCCTGTTATTGATTTTTCCAAGCTTAATGGAGAGGAGAGAGCTAAGACTCTGGCTCAGATTGCCACTTGCTGTGAAGAGTGGGGATTCTTTCag TTGGTGAATCATGGGATTTCTGTGGAGCTACTTGAGAAGGTAAAGAAAGTTAGTTCTGAATGCTTCAAGAAGGAAAGAGAGGAGAACTTCAACAAGTCAACAGCAGTGAAGTTGCTGAATGAGGTTGTGGAGAATAAGAGCAATGGCAAAGTTGAAAATGTAGACTGGGAAGATGTCTTCCTTCTCACTGACGATAATGAATGGCCCTCCCATATTCCTCAATTCAG GGAAACAATGGAAGAGTATCGATCAGAACTGAAGAAGATAGCAGAGAGAGTCATGGAAGTAATGGACGAAAACTTAGGTTTAGCAAAAGGGTACATCAAAAAAGCCTTCAATAATAACGGGGAAGAAACATCAGAAAATGCATTTTTTGGGACTAAAGTCAGCCATTATCCACCTTGTCCTCATCCAGAAAAAGTGAATGGCCTAAGAGCACATACTGATGCTGGAGGTGTAATTTTACTCTTTCAAGATGATCAAGTGGATGGTCTCCAAATCCTAAAAGACGGCGAATGGATCGATGTTCAGCCTGTTGAAAACGCCATTGTTATCAACACTGGCGATCAAATTGAGGTCCTTAGCAATGGGAAATATAAGAGTGTTTGGCATCGTGTTTTGGCTAAAGAAAATGGGAATAGGAGATCTATTGCTTCTTTTTACAACCCTTCTTTGAAAGCTACTATTGCTCCAGCACCAGAGTTAATTGtggagaataataataataaggaagAAGTGGAATTAAGTACTTATCCAGCTTTTGTGTTTGGTGATTACATGAATGTTTATACCGAGCAGAAGTTTCTACCTAAAGAGCCAAGATTCCGAGCTGTTAGAGCCATGTGA